One window of Chryseobacterium sp. JJR-5R genomic DNA carries:
- a CDS encoding TIM barrel protein, giving the protein MIIGKESIEQYNKNGVENFNSDFDFLQNKLTKSGADVAEIVDKIADFQVAIPSWALGAGGTRFGRFSYGGEPSSLEQKLDDVGLIHALTHSAGAVSLHIPWDIPTDIKAIKEKAEAHGLLFDAMNSNTFQDQPGGKQSYKFGSLNAVNEDARAFAVEHNKEVIRIGKELGSKSLTVWLADGASFPGQLNFQTALSNTEKSLKEIYAGMPEDWKLFIEYKPYEPNFYSTTIQDWGTSFMLANACGERAYTLVDLGHHLPNTNIEQIVATLMYKGKLGGFHFNDSKYGDDDLTVGSIKPYALFLIFNELVYGMENNPNNPYPAWMIDASHNIKDPLEDLLQSLEAILIAYAQALLVDQKALKTAQLENDVVRAQEILQNAYRTDVRPLLQAARAKTGAALDPVAAYRNLKVRENLIAERGFETKATGL; this is encoded by the coding sequence ATGATTATAGGAAAAGAGAGTATTGAACAATATAATAAAAACGGAGTTGAAAACTTTAATTCAGACTTTGATTTTCTACAGAATAAATTAACAAAATCAGGAGCCGATGTTGCTGAAATCGTTGACAAGATCGCTGATTTCCAGGTTGCCATTCCAAGCTGGGCTTTAGGTGCAGGCGGAACAAGATTCGGGAGGTTTTCGTACGGCGGCGAACCTTCCTCTTTAGAGCAGAAACTGGATGATGTAGGGCTGATTCATGCCTTAACACATTCTGCAGGAGCCGTTTCTTTACATATTCCATGGGATATCCCTACTGATATCAAAGCCATAAAAGAAAAAGCAGAAGCCCACGGTCTTTTGTTTGATGCGATGAACTCCAACACGTTCCAGGATCAGCCGGGAGGAAAACAATCCTATAAATTCGGTTCTCTGAACGCCGTGAATGAAGATGCAAGAGCCTTTGCGGTAGAGCATAATAAGGAAGTGATCAGGATCGGAAAAGAGTTGGGTTCCAAAAGCCTTACCGTTTGGCTGGCAGACGGCGCAAGCTTTCCGGGACAGCTGAATTTCCAGACCGCTCTGTCAAATACAGAGAAAAGCTTAAAGGAAATCTATGCAGGCATGCCGGAAGACTGGAAACTGTTTATTGAATACAAACCTTACGAACCGAACTTCTATTCGACCACCATCCAGGATTGGGGAACGTCCTTTATGCTGGCCAATGCCTGCGGTGAAAGAGCATATACACTGGTAGACCTAGGTCACCACTTACCAAATACCAATATCGAGCAGATTGTTGCCACCCTGATGTACAAAGGGAAACTGGGCGGGTTCCATTTCAACGACAGCAAATACGGGGATGATGATTTAACGGTAGGTTCCATTAAGCCTTATGCCTTATTCCTGATTTTCAATGAGCTGGTGTACGGCATGGAAAACAATCCGAACAATCCTTATCCGGCCTGGATGATCGATGCGAGCCATAACATCAAAGATCCGTTGGAAGATCTCTTACAGTCTTTGGAAGCTATTTTAATCGCTTATGCACAGGCACTTCTGGTAGATCAGAAAGCCTTAAAAACGGCACAGCTGGAAAATGATGTTGTCCGCGCGCAGGAAATTTTGCAGAATGCCTACAGAACGGATGTGCGTCCGTTATTACAGGCGGCAAGAGCGAAAACCGGTGCCGCGCTGGATCCTGTTGCGGCCTACAGAAACTTAAAGGTAAGAGAAAACTTAATTGCCGAAAGAGGTTTTGAAACCAAGGCCACCGGGTTATAA